One Lycium barbarum isolate Lr01 chromosome 5, ASM1917538v2, whole genome shotgun sequence genomic window carries:
- the LOC132639433 gene encoding uncharacterized mitochondrial protein AtMg00240-like, whose protein sequence is MHQRKYSLELISEDPLPTHIAAYQRLIEKLLYLTVTRPDIAFGVQILVQTLSQYLQQPKKTHMNAALRIVRYITAQPGQCVLMSSKPIQTMSVYCDVDWAACRHTRISVSRFLVKLGESLVSWKFKK, encoded by the coding sequence ATGCATCAAAGGAAATATTCTTTGGAGTTAATTTCAGAAGATCCACTACCAACACATATAGCTGCATATCAAAGATTGATAGAAAAGTTATTATACCTAACTGTTACTAGACCAGATATTGCATTTGGGGTGCAAATACTAGTGCAAACACTAAGTCAATACTTACAGCAACCTAAGAAGACTCATATGAATGCTGCTTTAAGGATTGTTAGATACATTACAGCCCAACCTGGTCAATGTGTGTTGATGTCAAGCAAGCCTATTCAAACTATGAGTGTGTATTGTGATGTTGATTGGGCAGCATGTCGCCATACTAGAATATCAGTGTCAAGATTTCTAGTTAAGTTGGGTGAATCACTTGTATCGTGGAAGTTTAAGAAGTAA